A genomic region of Nitrospira sp. contains the following coding sequences:
- a CDS encoding cation-transporting P-type ATPase, protein MPEFSHHDIHQLPTEDALKRLETSNGGLSSDEAQRRLGQYGPNVLIEPDRYSLLRGLLRHFTHFLAILLWIAAGLSFAADFMRPGEGMATLGWAILGVIIINAGFAFFQEYKAEHAVQALRRLLPSKAWVTRDGQSVEAVRKDIVPGDVLILEEGERVPADARLIEAIGMRVDNAALTGESRPKQRIAEATQDGHWLNLPNLVFAGTTILSGHGRAVVFATGMRSEFGKIAALTTTVETEFSPLQQEIITVTRIVGVISLAMGAAFFVIGASTGLGFWISAIFGIGIIVANVPEGLLPTVTLALAMSSLRMAKRNALIKHLPSVETLGCTTVLCTDKTGTLTENRMKVDRFFTDGLVIDSREGCFFTRGRMIGTVDAEQWRSFFDALLHCHNAKRVRKSDGRFVVTGDPTEVALLEFAIEHGLAHRPPLRRMGELAFDADRKRMSTLHWAEGRLIAFTKGAPESILPLCANAHVHGNAITMTSHERTRILSQSRSFAEQAYRVLAVAMREVGHQPDHIEVDTIESDLTFLGLVAMMDPPHREVPEAIRKCRRAGVRIVMVTGDHPLTALALARKIGLVPEQAVSPPNSFVPVIEGPQLDQMSDEQLRQLLTPSRPGEPDPVFARMAPRHKMRIVSTFKEMGEVVGVTGDGVNDAPALKKADIGIAMGITGTDVAKETADMILLDDNFATIVSAIEEGRTVYDNIRKFSSYILASNVPEIVPFLGYGFLGMPLALTIPQVLAVDLGTDMIPALGLGIERPQSDVMNLPPRPRSERLLSLPILLRAYLFLGLMEAEIAMGGFFLYLNSQGWTWGETLAWSSPLYREATTVTFAGIVFAQVANVFACRSDHLSVARLGWLTNPFILWGILTELIILALITYTPIGNEIFGTSPLPLWIFGPLVFGALALLSAEEGRKFIVNRRLHITNDVGPETKTMHEGVGTTS, encoded by the coding sequence GTGCCTGAGTTCAGCCATCACGACATTCACCAGCTTCCGACCGAAGATGCGCTGAAACGGCTGGAAACTAGCAACGGTGGATTGTCTTCCGATGAGGCTCAACGGCGATTGGGGCAATATGGGCCGAATGTTCTCATCGAGCCGGATCGCTACTCGCTCCTCCGTGGACTCCTCCGCCATTTCACCCACTTCCTCGCCATTCTCCTCTGGATCGCCGCCGGCCTTTCCTTTGCGGCCGACTTCATGCGACCCGGTGAGGGTATGGCAACGCTGGGTTGGGCCATCCTCGGCGTCATCATCATCAACGCCGGGTTCGCTTTTTTCCAGGAATACAAAGCGGAACACGCCGTTCAGGCACTCCGCCGCCTGCTGCCGAGCAAAGCGTGGGTCACGAGAGACGGGCAATCCGTCGAAGCCGTACGGAAGGACATCGTGCCCGGCGATGTGCTGATCTTAGAGGAAGGCGAACGGGTGCCGGCCGATGCGCGCCTCATCGAAGCGATAGGCATGCGGGTGGACAATGCCGCCTTGACCGGCGAATCAAGACCAAAACAACGGATAGCCGAGGCCACACAAGACGGACACTGGCTCAACCTTCCGAATCTCGTGTTTGCCGGCACCACCATCTTATCGGGACATGGTCGTGCCGTCGTCTTCGCCACTGGGATGCGATCGGAGTTCGGCAAGATCGCCGCACTCACCACCACAGTCGAAACCGAATTCAGCCCTCTTCAGCAAGAGATCATTACGGTCACCCGTATCGTCGGTGTCATTTCATTGGCCATGGGAGCCGCGTTCTTCGTGATCGGTGCCTCAACGGGACTCGGATTCTGGATCAGTGCGATCTTCGGCATCGGCATCATCGTGGCCAACGTGCCGGAGGGTTTGCTCCCGACCGTCACGCTCGCCCTTGCCATGAGCAGCCTTCGGATGGCGAAGCGTAACGCGTTGATCAAGCACCTGCCCTCCGTTGAGACCCTCGGCTGCACCACGGTGCTTTGCACGGATAAGACGGGGACATTGACAGAAAATCGCATGAAAGTGGATCGATTCTTCACCGACGGACTTGTGATCGACTCACGAGAGGGTTGTTTTTTCACCAGAGGCCGCATGATCGGTACAGTCGATGCTGAGCAATGGCGTTCCTTCTTCGATGCGCTGCTTCATTGCCACAACGCCAAGCGCGTCCGGAAGTCCGATGGACGTTTCGTGGTCACCGGCGATCCGACGGAAGTTGCGTTGCTGGAATTTGCCATCGAACATGGATTGGCCCACCGGCCTCCCCTGCGGCGCATGGGGGAGTTGGCATTCGATGCAGATCGGAAGCGGATGAGCACCCTTCATTGGGCAGAAGGACGACTCATCGCATTCACCAAGGGCGCTCCGGAATCGATCTTACCTCTCTGCGCTAACGCTCACGTCCATGGCAATGCCATAACGATGACCTCGCATGAGCGCACGCGCATCCTGAGCCAGAGCCGATCCTTTGCCGAGCAGGCCTACCGCGTGCTCGCCGTCGCCATGCGCGAAGTCGGCCATCAGCCTGATCACATTGAAGTGGACACGATTGAATCAGACCTGACGTTCCTCGGACTCGTGGCCATGATGGATCCGCCGCACCGAGAAGTGCCTGAGGCCATCAGGAAATGTCGAAGAGCCGGTGTCCGCATCGTCATGGTCACCGGAGACCATCCGCTCACGGCATTGGCTCTTGCACGCAAGATCGGCCTAGTTCCTGAACAGGCTGTATCGCCACCGAACAGTTTCGTCCCGGTCATCGAAGGGCCGCAGCTTGATCAGATGAGCGACGAGCAACTCCGCCAGCTGCTGACCCCGTCTCGGCCAGGAGAACCGGACCCGGTCTTTGCCCGGATGGCCCCGCGCCACAAGATGCGGATCGTGTCCACATTCAAGGAGATGGGGGAAGTGGTTGGAGTCACCGGCGATGGAGTCAATGACGCGCCGGCTCTCAAGAAAGCCGACATCGGCATCGCGATGGGCATCACCGGCACGGATGTCGCCAAAGAAACGGCCGACATGATACTGCTCGACGACAACTTCGCAACGATCGTGAGTGCGATTGAGGAAGGCCGCACTGTCTATGACAACATTCGCAAATTCTCGTCCTACATACTGGCGAGCAACGTCCCGGAAATAGTCCCATTTCTCGGCTATGGTTTCCTCGGCATGCCGCTAGCCCTCACAATTCCACAAGTCTTGGCAGTCGATCTCGGAACCGACATGATCCCCGCCCTGGGCCTCGGGATAGAGCGGCCTCAATCCGATGTCATGAACCTTCCACCGCGCCCACGAAGCGAACGACTGCTGAGCCTCCCCATCCTGCTGCGGGCCTATTTGTTCCTCGGGCTCATGGAAGCAGAGATCGCGATGGGAGGATTCTTCCTCTATCTCAACAGTCAGGGGTGGACGTGGGGAGAAACCCTGGCTTGGTCCTCTCCATTGTATAGGGAGGCAACAACCGTCACCTTCGCCGGGATCGTGTTCGCACAAGTCGCGAACGTGTTCGCCTGCCGATCCGACCATCTGTCGGTGGCTCGACTCGGATGGCTGACCAACCCGTTCATTCTGTGGGGGATTCTCACCGAGCTGATCATCTTGGCGCTCATTACCTACACACCGATCGGGAACGAGATCTTTGGAACCAGCCCCTTGCCTCTCTGGATCTTCGGACCACTCGTGTTCGGGGCGCTAGCACTCTTGTCGGCGGAGGAGGGGCGGAAGTTCATCGTAAACCGGCGTTTACATATTACGAATGACGTTGGTCCCGAGACGAAGACGATGCACGAAGGGGTGGGAACTACATCGTGA
- a CDS encoding universal stress protein yields MRILCAVDGSEHSQWGVQALEALASREPEQVALLHVIDKRALQALAGKNPVRERRVLAAMEKAGGSLLREAARSAHVALGQAATAPHSTIQTILAHGPLAKTIAREARRVKADLIIMGSRGLSDIQGFLLGSISRQVASMAPCSVWVVKQPTHKLLHVTLAIDDSKPSRAAAKFLRSYLLPETATVTILSSVESPVTDFAARYLSESQLAELTKPVMERAAALVNNVRNAFIKDGFLVVTQVQIDHVIETIVKHIEANRDELLVIGSRDLTKSERLYLGSVSESLLRHAPCSVLIVRGARA; encoded by the coding sequence ATGCGGATCTTATGTGCGGTCGATGGGTCGGAACATTCCCAGTGGGGGGTCCAGGCGCTTGAGGCGCTGGCCAGCCGAGAGCCTGAACAAGTGGCGCTCCTGCATGTCATCGACAAGCGGGCTCTCCAAGCGCTCGCCGGGAAGAATCCCGTCCGGGAGCGCCGAGTTCTGGCGGCCATGGAAAAGGCAGGAGGGAGTCTGCTCCGGGAGGCGGCGCGATCGGCTCACGTCGCTCTTGGTCAAGCAGCCACGGCGCCGCACTCAACCATTCAAACCATCTTGGCTCATGGCCCACTGGCGAAGACCATCGCCAGAGAAGCGCGTCGCGTGAAGGCGGATCTGATCATCATGGGATCGCGTGGACTCAGCGATATTCAAGGGTTCTTATTGGGAAGTATTTCGCGCCAAGTTGCCTCGATGGCTCCCTGTTCTGTGTGGGTGGTGAAACAACCGACGCACAAACTTCTCCATGTCACGCTCGCCATCGACGACTCCAAACCGTCACGGGCCGCCGCGAAGTTTCTGCGATCCTACCTTCTTCCAGAGACCGCCACCGTCACGATTCTCTCTTCAGTGGAGAGTCCCGTCACGGACTTTGCCGCCCGCTACTTATCCGAATCGCAGCTGGCCGAATTGACGAAGCCGGTCATGGAGCGGGCCGCCGCGCTCGTGAACAATGTACGGAATGCGTTCATTAAGGATGGCTTTCTGGTCGTGACGCAGGTCCAGATAGACCACGTCATTGAAACCATCGTCAAACACATAGAAGCCAATCGGGACGAACTCTTGGTCATCGGATCCCGCGATTTGACGAAGAGCGAGAGACTCTACCTCGGTAGCGTCTCTGAAAGCCTGCTCCGACATGCCCCCTGTTCGGTGCTGATCGTACGAGGCGCCCGTGCCTGA
- a CDS encoding CBS domain-containing protein: MEKAKKAKRGKVVKAKDFESMTVSQVMEKEVQSVRLRTKGDVIASLMIEGFGAVPVVENGRKLTGIVSEHDLLGAVDDGHRLGAVLAKDVMTSNPYSVRPETTLGTLVHVLRVSDLVRVPVVDDKDKLVGIIARRDVLRTYLATGGKR, translated from the coding sequence ATGGAAAAGGCGAAAAAGGCGAAGAGGGGTAAGGTCGTTAAAGCCAAAGACTTTGAGTCCATGACAGTTAGTCAGGTCATGGAGAAGGAAGTCCAGTCCGTTCGTCTGAGAACGAAGGGAGATGTGATTGCGTCGCTCATGATCGAGGGCTTTGGGGCCGTCCCGGTCGTCGAGAATGGGCGCAAGCTGACCGGTATTGTCAGCGAACATGATTTACTGGGGGCGGTAGACGATGGTCATCGACTTGGCGCGGTTTTGGCGAAAGATGTCATGACTTCCAACCCCTACTCAGTCAGGCCTGAAACGACGCTCGGAACGTTGGTCCATGTGCTACGCGTAAGCGATTTGGTTCGCGTCCCAGTCGTGGATGACAAGGATAAATTGGTCGGTATCATCGCGAGGCGCGATGTCTTGCGAACCTATCTCGCCACTGGCGGCAAACGATAA
- a CDS encoding CBS domain-containing protein gives MTRINWSVSSRGAMSCEPISPLAANDNSEERMRQTEFFLKACDPKTLTVGQLMQDAVTRCTSRTDASAIAHMMTHRNFGSLPVVEDDGTLVGIVTEYDLLQAMLEGRDLRKVLATEIMSVHPVTVTEDQTLAQVADLFQNRYLTRVPVVQNNKLVGILARRDLLFGYMKASQYWS, from the coding sequence ATGACAAGGATAAATTGGTCGGTATCATCGCGAGGCGCGATGTCTTGCGAACCTATCTCGCCACTGGCGGCAAACGATAACAGTGAGGAGCGTATGAGACAAACCGAATTCTTTCTGAAGGCCTGCGATCCGAAGACCTTGACGGTGGGACAGCTGATGCAGGACGCCGTCACACGATGCACGTCGCGCACTGACGCCTCGGCGATCGCCCACATGATGACCCATCGGAACTTTGGGAGTCTTCCGGTCGTGGAAGATGATGGCACATTGGTCGGGATTGTGACCGAATATGATCTCCTCCAGGCCATGCTGGAGGGGCGTGATCTTAGAAAGGTTCTTGCGACTGAGATCATGTCGGTCCATCCCGTGACTGTGACAGAGGATCAAACCCTTGCCCAGGTAGCCGATCTATTCCAGAATCGCTATTTGACTCGTGTCCCGGTTGTCCAAAATAACAAGCTGGTGGGGATTCTTGCCAGGCGAGATCTGTTGTTCGGTTATATGAAGGCGTCCCAGTATTGGTCCTAG